One genomic segment of Polyodon spathula isolate WHYD16114869_AA chromosome 17, ASM1765450v1, whole genome shotgun sequence includes these proteins:
- the LOC121329765 gene encoding ETS homologous factor-like isoform X1, which translates to MVGQTGCTMSIPSSVGTQSQLPAAWSAHYTSTDGSTAGILGRMWQETPPQFWSKFQVWEWLQQTFDVHQLDANCIPFQNFDIDGGQLCTMNLQDFTRAAGSMGQILYHSLTELKWNGHCVNELFSPVDIKTEIDELPCMLHPFKEESCFYDCTNTDLLDIKVPYQASMGQSTSTPVTQVPEVKRKHNRQQEGQFKKHNPRGTHLWEFIRDILLNPERNPDLIKWEDRTEGIFRFLKSEAVAQLWGKKKNNSSMTYEKLSRAMRYYYKREILERVDGRRLVYKFGRNARGWRESDK; encoded by the exons ATGGTCGGGCAAACCGGCTGCACCATGAGCATCCCTTCAAGTGTGGGCACACAGAGCCAGCTGCCTGCCGCGTGGAGTGCACACTACACCAGCACTGATG GGTCTACAGCAGGGATCCTGGGGAGGATGTGGCAGGAAACCCCCCCTCAGTTCTGGTCCAAGTTCCAGGTGTGGGAATGGCTGCAGCAAACCTTCGACGTTCACCAGCTGGATGCCAACTGCATTCCCTTTCAGAACTTTGACATTGACGGAGGCCAGCTGTGCACCATGAACCTGCAGGACTTCACCCGGGCTGCTGGTAGCATGGGCCAGATACTCTACCACAGTTTGACTGAGCTGAAGTGGAATG gTCATTGTGTAAATGAACTCTTTTCACCAGTGgatattaaaacagaaattgatg AACTACCATGTATGCTGCACCCATTTAAGGAAGAGAGCTGTTTTTATGACTGTACCAACACAG ATCTGTTAGACATCAAAGTGCCCTATCAAGCTTCAATGGGTCAAAGTACATCGACTCCAGTTACTCAGG TTCCAGAGGTGAAGAGGAAACACAACAGACAACAGGAAGGGCAGTTTAAAAAACata ACCCCCGAGGGACACACCTGTGGGAGTTCATCAGGGACATCCTTTTGAATCCAGAGCGGAACCCAGATCTGATAAAGTGGGAGGATCGTACAGAGGGGATCTTCCGCTTCCTGAAATCAGAGGCTGTTGCTCAGCTCTGGggcaagaagaaaaacaacagcagcatgaCTTATGAGAAGTTGAGCCGAGCAATGAG GTACTATTATAAGCGGGAGATTCTTGAACGCGTCGATGGAAGGAGGCTTGTCTACAAATTTGGGAGGAATGCACGAGGGTGGAGGGAATCTGACAAGTAA
- the LOC121329765 gene encoding ETS homologous factor-like isoform X2 — protein sequence MVGQTGCTMSIPSSVGTQSQLPAAWSAHYTSTDGSTAGILGRMWQETPPQFWSKFQVWEWLQQTFDVHQLDANCIPFQNFDIDGGQLCTMNLQDFTRAAGSMGQILYHSLTELKWNGHCVNELFSPVDIKTEIDDLLDIKVPYQASMGQSTSTPVTQVPEVKRKHNRQQEGQFKKHNPRGTHLWEFIRDILLNPERNPDLIKWEDRTEGIFRFLKSEAVAQLWGKKKNNSSMTYEKLSRAMRYYYKREILERVDGRRLVYKFGRNARGWRESDK from the exons ATGGTCGGGCAAACCGGCTGCACCATGAGCATCCCTTCAAGTGTGGGCACACAGAGCCAGCTGCCTGCCGCGTGGAGTGCACACTACACCAGCACTGATG GGTCTACAGCAGGGATCCTGGGGAGGATGTGGCAGGAAACCCCCCCTCAGTTCTGGTCCAAGTTCCAGGTGTGGGAATGGCTGCAGCAAACCTTCGACGTTCACCAGCTGGATGCCAACTGCATTCCCTTTCAGAACTTTGACATTGACGGAGGCCAGCTGTGCACCATGAACCTGCAGGACTTCACCCGGGCTGCTGGTAGCATGGGCCAGATACTCTACCACAGTTTGACTGAGCTGAAGTGGAATG gTCATTGTGTAAATGAACTCTTTTCACCAGTGgatattaaaacagaaattgatg ATCTGTTAGACATCAAAGTGCCCTATCAAGCTTCAATGGGTCAAAGTACATCGACTCCAGTTACTCAGG TTCCAGAGGTGAAGAGGAAACACAACAGACAACAGGAAGGGCAGTTTAAAAAACata ACCCCCGAGGGACACACCTGTGGGAGTTCATCAGGGACATCCTTTTGAATCCAGAGCGGAACCCAGATCTGATAAAGTGGGAGGATCGTACAGAGGGGATCTTCCGCTTCCTGAAATCAGAGGCTGTTGCTCAGCTCTGGggcaagaagaaaaacaacagcagcatgaCTTATGAGAAGTTGAGCCGAGCAATGAG GTACTATTATAAGCGGGAGATTCTTGAACGCGTCGATGGAAGGAGGCTTGTCTACAAATTTGGGAGGAATGCACGAGGGTGGAGGGAATCTGACAAGTAA
- the LOC121329765 gene encoding ETS homologous factor-like isoform X3: MWQETPPQFWSKFQVWEWLQQTFDVHQLDANCIPFQNFDIDGGQLCTMNLQDFTRAAGSMGQILYHSLTELKWNGHCVNELFSPVDIKTEIDELPCMLHPFKEESCFYDCTNTDLLDIKVPYQASMGQSTSTPVTQVPEVKRKHNRQQEGQFKKHNPRGTHLWEFIRDILLNPERNPDLIKWEDRTEGIFRFLKSEAVAQLWGKKKNNSSMTYEKLSRAMRYYYKREILERVDGRRLVYKFGRNARGWRESDK; encoded by the exons ATGTGGCAGGAAACCCCCCCTCAGTTCTGGTCCAAGTTCCAGGTGTGGGAATGGCTGCAGCAAACCTTCGACGTTCACCAGCTGGATGCCAACTGCATTCCCTTTCAGAACTTTGACATTGACGGAGGCCAGCTGTGCACCATGAACCTGCAGGACTTCACCCGGGCTGCTGGTAGCATGGGCCAGATACTCTACCACAGTTTGACTGAGCTGAAGTGGAATG gTCATTGTGTAAATGAACTCTTTTCACCAGTGgatattaaaacagaaattgatg AACTACCATGTATGCTGCACCCATTTAAGGAAGAGAGCTGTTTTTATGACTGTACCAACACAG ATCTGTTAGACATCAAAGTGCCCTATCAAGCTTCAATGGGTCAAAGTACATCGACTCCAGTTACTCAGG TTCCAGAGGTGAAGAGGAAACACAACAGACAACAGGAAGGGCAGTTTAAAAAACata ACCCCCGAGGGACACACCTGTGGGAGTTCATCAGGGACATCCTTTTGAATCCAGAGCGGAACCCAGATCTGATAAAGTGGGAGGATCGTACAGAGGGGATCTTCCGCTTCCTGAAATCAGAGGCTGTTGCTCAGCTCTGGggcaagaagaaaaacaacagcagcatgaCTTATGAGAAGTTGAGCCGAGCAATGAG GTACTATTATAAGCGGGAGATTCTTGAACGCGTCGATGGAAGGAGGCTTGTCTACAAATTTGGGAGGAATGCACGAGGGTGGAGGGAATCTGACAAGTAA